Proteins encoded together in one Micromonospora auratinigra window:
- a CDS encoding cytochrome P450 family protein translates to MTDVDDHSRQPFVGFFHGDPHEVLRRIRQEQVVAALPLPDGRTGWLVTRYEHVRAALADPGLSKGELISPLGMRPPMPADVWAATERHMLAADQPDHTRLRRLVQAAFTPGRVDGMTAFVTDVTDRLLDGLAEPGVHDLIREVAFPLPIAVICELLGVPVDDRATFREWVEVIVAGAPRLAEAPAARAALLDYLRRQLTAKRSDPGPDLLSALVAESDGGDRLSDEELTSTAFLLLIAGYDTTANLIGNGAYRLLEERGRWERLRRDPHLLAPAIEELLRHDSPVQLATHRTTTREVTIGGHTIPAGSTVLLSLLSANRDESRFTDPAAFDAGRPANSHLAFGHGIHYCLGAPLARLEARVVFTALLSRYPDMRLPADFVPRWRPSTLMHALESLPVIPQP, encoded by the coding sequence ATGACCGATGTGGACGATCACTCGCGGCAACCCTTCGTCGGCTTCTTCCACGGGGACCCGCACGAGGTGCTGCGCCGGATCCGCCAGGAACAGGTGGTCGCGGCGCTGCCGCTCCCCGACGGGCGGACCGGCTGGCTGGTGACCCGCTACGAACACGTACGGGCGGCCCTGGCCGACCCCGGCCTGTCCAAGGGGGAACTGATCTCGCCGCTGGGCATGCGGCCTCCGATGCCCGCCGACGTCTGGGCCGCCACGGAACGGCACATGCTGGCGGCGGACCAGCCCGACCACACCCGGCTGCGCCGCCTGGTGCAGGCGGCGTTCACCCCGGGGCGGGTGGACGGCATGACGGCCTTCGTGACCGACGTCACCGATCGGCTGCTGGACGGCCTCGCCGAGCCCGGCGTCCATGACCTGATCCGGGAGGTCGCGTTTCCGCTGCCCATCGCGGTGATCTGCGAGCTGCTGGGGGTCCCGGTCGACGACCGCGCCACCTTCCGGGAGTGGGTGGAGGTGATCGTCGCCGGAGCGCCCCGGCTGGCCGAGGCGCCGGCGGCCCGTGCCGCCCTGCTCGACTACCTCCGTCGCCAACTGACCGCGAAGCGGTCCGACCCCGGACCCGACCTGCTGTCGGCGCTCGTGGCCGAGAGCGACGGGGGAGACCGGCTCAGCGACGAGGAACTGACCTCCACGGCCTTCCTGCTGCTGATAGCCGGCTACGACACCACGGCCAACCTGATCGGCAACGGAGCGTACCGGCTGCTGGAGGAGCGTGGGCGGTGGGAGCGGCTGCGGCGCGATCCGCACCTGCTCGCCCCGGCGATCGAGGAACTGCTGCGCCACGACAGTCCCGTGCAGCTCGCCACGCACCGGACGACGACCCGGGAGGTGACGATCGGCGGGCACACCATCCCCGCCGGGTCCACGGTGCTGCTCTCCCTGCTCTCGGCCAACCGCGACGAGTCGCGCTTCACCGACCCGGCCGCCTTCGACGCCGGCCGGCCCGCCAACTCCCACCTGGCGTTCGGGCACGGCATCCACTACTGCCTCGGGGCTCCGCTGGCCCGCCTGGAGGCGCGGGTGGTGTTCACCGCGCTGCTGTCCCGGTACCCGGACATGCGGCTGCCGGCGGACTTCGTGCCGCGGTGGCGCCCCAGCACCCTGATGCACGCCCTGGAGTCGCTACCCGTGATCCCGCAGCCCTGA
- a CDS encoding ArsR/SmtB family transcription factor, which produces MAVTLRFSATDLRRCRFAVSPLLETLSAVRLLSPRESVGPHRRWRDALDTRELDLRPLAALQPRRGYTPDFLSPPPTDPHARFEDELAAVAASDHARVRAEVRRALADTPGAADSPTGRLLLGDPAHVLRTLVATVRRAWEVLVEPVWPQVRGLLDADVGFQTRRLAEGGLDRLFAELHPRLRWHNGVLTREYGDDEHRDMRGEGLALVPSAFKWDQVVVIVDQPWQPTVIYPARGLGTLWQPPPGDRHAALGRLIGKTRAALLLDLDEPASTTTLAHRHALAAGTVSGHLSVLRDAGFVTGQRHRHEIRYRRTPLGEAVLR; this is translated from the coding sequence ATGGCGGTCACGTTGCGGTTCAGCGCCACCGACCTGCGGCGCTGCCGGTTCGCCGTCTCTCCGCTGCTCGAGACGCTGTCCGCGGTGCGCCTGCTCTCCCCGCGCGAGAGCGTCGGCCCGCACCGTCGCTGGCGCGACGCCCTCGACACGCGCGAACTCGACCTGCGGCCGCTCGCCGCGCTCCAACCTCGCCGCGGCTACACGCCCGACTTCCTCTCACCACCGCCGACCGACCCGCACGCCCGGTTCGAGGACGAGCTCGCGGCCGTGGCGGCCAGCGACCACGCCCGGGTGCGCGCAGAGGTACGGCGAGCGCTGGCGGACACCCCGGGGGCCGCCGATTCGCCGACCGGACGGCTCCTGCTGGGCGACCCGGCCCACGTTCTCCGGACGCTGGTCGCCACCGTGCGCAGAGCGTGGGAGGTCCTGGTCGAACCGGTCTGGCCGCAGGTGCGGGGCCTGCTCGACGCCGATGTGGGGTTCCAGACCCGACGCCTCGCCGAAGGGGGCCTGGACCGGCTGTTCGCCGAACTGCACCCACGACTGCGCTGGCACAACGGCGTGCTGACCCGCGAGTACGGCGACGACGAACACCGCGACATGCGAGGCGAGGGGCTCGCCCTGGTGCCCAGCGCCTTCAAGTGGGACCAGGTCGTCGTCATCGTGGACCAGCCGTGGCAGCCCACGGTGATCTATCCCGCGCGAGGGCTCGGCACGCTCTGGCAACCTCCGCCCGGCGACCGGCACGCGGCGCTGGGCCGGCTGATCGGAAAGACCCGGGCGGCACTGCTGCTCGACCTCGACGAGCCGGCCAGCACGACGACGCTGGCCCACCGCCACGCCCTGGCCGCCGGCACGGTGTCCGGGCATCTGTCGGTGCTGCGCGACGCGGGGTTCGTCACCGGGCAGCGCCACCGACACGAGATCCGCTATCGACGGACGCCGCTCGGCGAAGCCGTGCTCCGTTAG
- a CDS encoding tetratricopeptide repeat protein encodes MNPSGDWEHRSADLWAAFNAAPDDWDAAEFRERVGALADELGPDHPVAAFERACAWDSTGHSDRAVPLYRRALELGVDGIRRRRSVIQMSSSLRNTGQPEESVRLLTEERERGSDELDDAVTATLALALTSVGREREAVSIAVGALSRHLPRYQRSMANYARLLVAPE; translated from the coding sequence ATGAACCCGAGCGGGGACTGGGAACACCGCAGCGCGGACCTGTGGGCGGCCTTCAACGCGGCACCCGACGACTGGGACGCGGCGGAGTTCCGCGAACGCGTCGGCGCGCTCGCCGACGAACTGGGCCCGGACCATCCGGTGGCGGCCTTCGAGCGGGCCTGCGCCTGGGACTCAACAGGTCATTCGGACCGGGCGGTTCCGCTCTACCGGAGGGCGCTGGAACTGGGCGTCGACGGCATCCGTCGACGGCGCTCGGTGATCCAGATGTCCAGCTCGCTGCGGAACACGGGGCAGCCCGAGGAGAGCGTGCGGCTGCTGACCGAGGAGCGCGAGCGCGGGTCCGACGAACTCGACGACGCGGTCACCGCGACGCTCGCGCTGGCGTTGACCAGCGTCGGCCGGGAGCGGGAGGCGGTGTCGATCGCCGTCGGGGCGCTCTCCCGGCACCTGCCGCGCTATCAGCGGTCGATGGCCAACTACGCCCGGCTCCTGGTGGCGCCCGAGTGA
- a CDS encoding DUF3592 domain-containing protein — MGVVFLLGGLSLAVASAGYMWRVSEKADRLRAEGVPVQAVVSDFYDGSGRGSGPDTITVTYEYEGSHYQQRILCAGATGCHRDPPAEMTVWVDPSSPAQFVAANGNTDDSAAWLNRWTKILIGGLFAVLGAVLLVVALFGDRLLARSRRRAGKG, encoded by the coding sequence ATGGGTGTGGTGTTCCTCCTCGGTGGTCTGAGTCTGGCGGTCGCCTCGGCGGGCTACATGTGGCGGGTGTCCGAGAAGGCGGACCGGTTACGGGCCGAGGGCGTACCCGTCCAGGCCGTGGTGTCGGACTTCTACGACGGGTCGGGGCGGGGTAGCGGGCCGGACACCATCACGGTGACCTACGAGTACGAGGGCAGCCACTACCAGCAGCGCATCCTGTGCGCCGGGGCGACCGGCTGTCATCGGGACCCGCCCGCCGAGATGACCGTCTGGGTCGACCCGTCCAGCCCGGCGCAGTTCGTCGCCGCGAACGGCAACACCGATGACTCGGCCGCGTGGCTCAACCGCTGGACGAAGATCCTGATCGGCGGTCTGTTCGCGGTGCTCGGTGCGGTGCTGCTGGTGGTGGCGCTGTTCGGGGACCGTCTGTTGGCCCGGTCGAGGAGACGGGCGGGGAAGGGGTGA